Part of the Bacillales bacterium genome, ATTCAGGGTATTCTTATATTGATAAAACCCCGCCAAACGTGAAATTCAGTCCTAAGAGTAAAGGATGGACAGCCGGAAGCCTTTCTGTCGACATGACTAGCGCAGACCCATTGTCAGGGGTCAAACGGTTTCGATATCGAACCTATAATGACGGGATTTGGACTTCCTTTAGTGGTTGGATATACGGGAATCGACGCACCTTTACGCTTTCAAATCCGCACAAGAACCGTATTTATGTTCAGGTTGAAGACAAAGCCGGTAATGTTAGAAATGCTTATTCAGGAAATTACTTGATTAACAATCCACCGTCAGCTGAATTCGAAATAGACAAAACGAACTATTACATTGGAGATTCGATCAAAGTGACCGGCACAGCAAGCGATCCAGACGACGACCCTCTAACTTACAAGTATTTGGTTACGGCACCGGATGGAAGTACGTCCACGTATTCAACGAAAAACTTTTCGTATAAAACCGACCAAACAGGACTGTATGCGATCAAGCAGACAGTAACGGACAACCATGGGTTTTCTGACACTGCTCGACTGAAGGTGATGGTCAATCAACTGGCGATAACAGGACATGTAAAACATACGCCCGCTTGGTTGCAAACACATGAATCGTTCGGACACAGCAGAAATTTCTTTTATTCGGGAGAAAGGTTTGAATTAGAGGCACAAATTACTTCATATCCCGTTAAAAATAATGTGAAAGTTGACCTCGAAGGAACCACCGTAACCGGCAGCGAACGGATCGTTAGAACCGAATTGAGTTCAATTACAAGTACAAGTTGGACAGGTAGTTTGTTTGATGCCTCGATGACGGATCCCGCCACAAGACTCGCAAACGGTTTCGTTACCTTTACCTTCACAGTCGAATATCAAAACGGAACAGTCCGGACAGATGTTGTACCAGTAAAAATCATCGGTTCGGTTTACGATGCATTTACATTTCATCGATCGTATTAGAAGCGGCAGAAGGTGTTAAAGACAAAGAAGCAGCAACCACTTTGCACGCCAATGCAACCAAATTTTCGTGCGGTTCGCTTCTTTGTTACTTCCACGGTTGCCGTTTCTTCTTCAAGTTGTCCTTAGCGGAAATCTGTGGTAAAGTTAAGATTACGTGAGGAATTTGGCCGGGAGGTGTGTCATCCATGTGGCATACGATCTTTACGATCTTGCTTATTGCTGTTTCGATCGGTATTATCATCGTGGTTTTGTTGCAATCCGGAAGAAGCGCGGGTTTATCGGGCGCGATTACAGGCGGTGCGGAGCAGTTGTTCGGGAAGAAGAAGGCTCGCGGCATCGAAGCCGGACTTACCCGAATCACCGTTGTCTTGGCGATCTTGTTCTTCCTGCTCGCCATCGGCGTTGCCTACTTTGTTTAATATCAACAAAGCGTAAACGAAACAGCAGGCGGATCCGCTCCGTTTGTTGTTTTTTTATGCGAGTCTATTC contains:
- the secG gene encoding preprotein translocase subunit SecG encodes the protein MWHTIFTILLIAVSIGIIIVVLLQSGRSAGLSGAITGGAEQLFGKKKARGIEAGLTRITVVLAILFFLLAIGVAYFV